GGCCTCTTCATATCCATCCTTGCAGACAGCACAAAGGAGGCCAACTCTGCCATCACTGTGGTGCTCTTCTTTGCGACATTCCTGCTCTTCGTGCCCCTCTTCATGGATATGGGGATCCTCAACCCCATAATACGCTTCATACCCAGCATCATAATGGTCAAACTATCATCGAGCCCATATCTAAATCCAGGTCTCATATATGACATGTTACCGGCGGCATTTTTATCTGTAATCCTCTTTGTGGCTTCAGTTGTCTCATTCCGGAGGGAGGGAGTCATAAGACTCTGAGCTTCACAAAAACCATATTCTCTTGTCTCATCAGGTGGATAAAACTCTGACTGTCACCATCAACCTGCCACAAAGCCCTTACTGAGTTGTTTCATCAAGTGATAAGACTCTGAATCCTCACAAAAAATCTGTTCAGTGGACGAGGAGCAGCATCATAGCCCCGGCACCGATGGGAATGGTTATGTTATCCTCAACCGGGGTGTAGGCCTCCACCAGCATGCCTGCAATAGCCCCTGTGAGTGCGGTTATGGGGTCAAGGAAAAAGAGGGCCCCCAGGAACCCTGCTAAAAGGAAGGCTGCTGAACCCTCAATGCTCTTATCAGGGTTAAAGGGGAGGGGATGTGAACCATACTCCCTGCCGATGATTGTGGAGAGTGAGTCACCCAGGGTGAGTATTATAACTGAGGCACTGGCCACTGAAATGTTAAAACCAAAGAGGGTATATGTGAGGGCCATTCCCAGAAAGTAGTAGATGAAGCCCCTCTCGGTATCATCCCTCCGGCAGCTCCTGAGAACATAGGAGAAGAAGGGGAGGGTGAACCTCCTGTCAAGCTGAAATATCAACTCACCCATGAGTGCTGCTACAAGGGAGAGGGCCACCATGGGGAGGGAGCCAAGGTAGCCTGCAAGGATCACGAACACTATGCCTGCTGCATGTATGATCTGCCTGAAGAACTCCCTTCGGTACCTCAAAAAAACACCTATGTGGACATGTATGCCTCAATAACCCCATGGTAGGCATCATAAATTTCAGATACATCCAGTGCCACATCATCAAATTTCAGGGTGCTACCACCAGTGGTTCCTATGACAGCACAGGGCACTTCAATTTCCTGGATTATCTCCTCCACGGATCCCGTCAGGGTTAGGATGTACCTTCCATTTGATTCAGCGAATAGGGCCTCATGGATGTTACTGAAGCTTCCAGGGATCTTCCCTGTGTCTATGGTTGCCCCGATACCAGACTTTATGGTCATCTCAGCGACTGCAACCCCTATACCACCTGCTGAACAGTCATGGACTGCCGTTACCTGATCCCCGAATCTTTCAATCATCTTCCTGACTGAGTTTGCAGCGTCAAATTCTGCCCTGAGATCTGTTTCGGGTGGCTTACCATCAACAATGCCATGAACTGTCCTGAGGTACTCTGAGGCGCCCAGTTCAGGTTTTGTATCCCCGATGACGAGTATCTTCTCGCCCTCGGCCTTGAAGTCCATTGTCTTTATGCTATCAAGTGGTAGCCTCCCTGCGACTCCAACCACGGGGGATGGGTTCACTGTGACCCCCTCGGTTTCATTGTAGAAGCTCACGTTACCGCTTATTACCGGCGTGCTGAAGGTCTCTGCCATGTCAGCCATTCCCCTCACACATTCCCTGAACTGCCAGAAAACCTCCGGTTTCTCCGGGTTTCCGAAGTTGAGGCAGTCCACTATGCAGAGTGGCCAGGCGCCCATTGAAACAACGTTCCTTATTGCCTCCCCAACAGAGGCTGCGCCGCCACCGTATGGGTCCAGCTTTGTGTGGATGCTGTTGCAGTCAACGGTGAGTGCAACTCCAGTCTCATCGTCGATCCTGAGGACCGCTGCATCATCACCAGGTTTCACAACGGTCCTTATCTGAACCTCATGGTCGTACTGGCGGTAAACCCACCTCTTGCTTGCAATGTTAGGTGATGAAAGGAGTTTAAGGAGCGCTTCATTGAGAGGGGGGTGCTTGACCTCCACTTGCCCCTCAGGTAGATCTGGTTTTTTTGCCTCCCTTTCAATTACAGGTGGATCCGCGAGGAGCTTTGCTGGCAGGTCCGCTATAACTTTCCCTTCGCTTTCAACGATCATCCTCCCGGTATCTGTAACCTCCCCTATGACCGCGGCTGGGAGCTCATATTTCCTGCAGATCTCCATTGCCTCATCAACCCTGTCAGGGCTGAGAACAAAGATCATGCGCTCCTGCGACTCTGAGAGCATTATCTCATAGGGTGTCATTCCCTCCTCTCTGAGAGGTATCGCCTCCAGGTTGACCCTTGCACCGTTATCACACTTGGCCACGAGTTCAGAGATGCAGCACGTTAAACCTCCGCCCCCGAGGTCCTTCACGCCTGAAACCTCTATTTTCTCCATTATCTCAAAGCTTGCCTCCATCACCATCTTCTTGGTGAAGGGGTCGCCGACCTGAACCGCTGGTCGGTCCTCCAGTTCAGATGAACTTGTGAGTTCCTCAGATGCGAAGGTTACGCCATGAATTCCATCCCTGCCTGTTCTACCCCCCATGAGGAGAAATACATCGCCTGGCCGCGGGGCTATCCCCCGTTTTATCTCATCCTTGCGCACAAGGCCTGCGCACATAACATTCACCAGGGGGTTCAGCTGGAAGTTATCATCAAATTCAACCTCGCCTGCGACGGTTGGAACCCCCACACGGTTCCCGTAGTCGGATATACCCTTAACCACATGTTCAAAGAGGTACCTTGATTTCTGGTCCTCAAGGTATCCGAATCGAAGTGAGTCAAGGAGGGCTATGGGCATGGCGCCCATTGAGATTATATCCCTCAGAATCCCGCCTATACCGGTACCTGCACCCCCATATGGTTCTATCGCAGATGGGTGGTTGTGGCTCTCAATTCCAATGGCCATGGCCAGCTCATCGGTGACCTCAACCACACCGGCGTCATCACCGGGGCCTATGATTACCCCCTCACCCTCGGTTGGGAAGAGGCCGAGGACCGGGCGGCTGCTCTTGTATGAGCAGTGCTCAGAGAACATCACATCCAGCATCCCGTATTCGAGGGGATTAGGATCCCTCCCAAGTTCTTTTCTTATGAATTCAATCTCTGAATCTGTTAAAACCATTTTCACACCTTATCTGAAGGTTTTATGGATATTATAAGGTTTTCATCTGATATCTTCCATTCCTTGGTGTATTCGAGTTCGGTGTAATCAAAGGAGAGATGGCTGGCCCTGACCTCATTCTCAACGAATTCCCTCTGGGGCTCGGTCAGTTCCCTGAATTCTGGGCTGCATTTCACTGAAACCTCTATCCTGGCCTCAACGTCCAGGTCAAGGTCCTTCCTCATATCCTGGATCCTCCTTACAAGTTCGCGGGCCATTGCCTCACTCATTATCTCAGGTGTGAGTTCCGTGTCAACGAATACACTTCCGCCCTCGAACTGTGCATTCACGATGTTCTCAGGGAGCTCTGTCTCAAATATTATATCATCGGGTTCCAGGACGATTATTCTACCGTCCAGTTCAACCCTGAAGCTTCCCTCTGATTCCAGTGCGGCTTTAACCTCAGCGCCATCCGCCTCCTCAAGTTTTCTCATGACAGGTGGCATGTCCTGCCTGAGCTTTGGACCCAGGGTTGCGGGGTTTGGTCTAGCTATTATCTTCATATCAGGGAATTCGGTTGAAGTCCTGATGGACTTGGCGTTGGCCTGTTCCGCTATAACCCCTTTGAGGGATTCAGCGGCCTCCAGAACCTTCTCATCCTCTGATACCACAACTATCTCCCTTACAGGCCATCTCAGCTTGTACCTTGCAGTGTCCCTTGCCCTTGCACAGGCCTCTATTATCTCGCGGACGATGTCCATCTCCGCCTCGAGTTTGCCGTCCACCGCATCCTCACTCACCATCCAGTCCAGCATGTGTATGCTCTCAGGTGAGTCGGGTTCAGCCCCCCTCACAAGGTTCTGGTAGATGTCCTCGCATATGTGGGGTGCTATGGGTGAGAGTGTCACTATCAGTGTCTTGAGGGCTGTGTAGAGGCTGTGGTAGGCTGCCAGCTTGTCTGGGTCGTCCCTCTCTATCCATGTGCGGCTCCTTATGAGCCTTATGTACCAGCGGCTGAGGTCCTCCACTATGAAGTCGTGAATTTCACGGGTTGCCCTGTGGAAGTGGAGGTTATCTAGGGCCTCTGTCACCTTCAGGGCCACAGAGTTAACCCTTGAGATTATCCATCGATCCTCATCCCTGAAGTGGAGGTCCTCCAGTTCATGGTCACCTGGCTGGAATCTGTCAAGGGACATGTAGGTTGTTGCAAAGACGTAGACATTCCAGAGTATGTTGAACATCTTGTTAACATTCTTAAGTTCGTCCCATACGAATTTAAGGTCCTCCCATGGCTTGTTGGCCCATAGAAGGTAGAACCTCAGGACGTCTGCCCCGTACTTCTCTATGACATCCTCAGGTTCAACCACGTTCCCCAGGGACTTGCTCATCTTCCTGCCCTCTTCATCAAGGGTGAAACCGTGCATGAGCACCCGCCGGTAGGGCGTCTCATCGAGTGCTATCACACCACAGCCAAGCTGTGAGTAGAACCAGCCTCTTGTCTGGTCATGTCCCTCGGTTATGAAGTCGTAGGGGAACCATTCACTGAAGAGTTCCTTCTCTCTGGGGTAGTGCAGGGCTGCCCACCCTGCAACCCCTGAGTCTATCCAGACGTCCAGGACGTCGGGTGTTCTCCTCATCCTGCCCCCGCATCTGCCGCACTCGAGTATTATCCTGTCCACGTGGGGCCTGTGGATGAAGTCCCCCTCAAGCTGACCCTCAACAGCCAGCTCCCTGAGCTCCTCTATTGATCCAACAACGTGTATGCTTTCACAGTCCTCGCAGATCCATATGGGGATGGGTATCCCCCAGTAACGCTGCCTTGAGATGGTCCAGTCCCTCGCATTCTCTATCCAGTTCCTGAACCTGCTCTCCCCTGCCCATGACGGGATCCACTGTACCCTGTCAAGTTCACTGAGCATTTTATCCTTTATCTCTGTTATCTTGAGGAACCACTGCTCTGTGGCAAGGTAGATTATGGGTGTCTTGCATCTCCAGCAGAACCCGTACCTGTGACTGATGGTCTCTGCCCTCAGGAGGAGGTTCTTTGATCTGAGGTCATCTATTATGTCAGAATCAGCGTCCTTAACAAATTTACCATTATATTTCCCTGCTTCCTCAGTGAAGAGTCCTGCCTCGTCCACAGGGCAGAATACGGGGAGGCCATATTCTTTACCTATCTCGAAGTCCTCTGGACCGTGACCGGGGGCTGTGTGCACGCACCCTGTACCCTCTGTGAGTGTCACGTGGTCCCCCAGGATGACCCTGTGCTCCATGTCCCTGTGGCATGGCACCTCCTCATCCAGGGGGTGCCTGTAGGTGAGGCCCTCAAGTTCAGATCCCCTGACGGTCTTTATAATCTCCGCCTCCTCCCCGAGGACCTTCTCAACGAGTGCCTCTGCCATTATGTAGGTTTCCCCATGGAGACGGGCGTAGGCATAGTCAAACTCAGGGTGGACGGCGACGGCCATGTTCGCAGGGAGGGTCCAGGGGGTTGTTGTCCATACCAGTATATATGTGTCCCCTGAGACTGGGAACTTCACGTAGATGGAGGGGTCCTCCTTCTCATGGTAGTCTATCTCTGCAAGTGCCAGGGCTGTTTCACAGCGGGGACACCACGTTATCACCCTGAGATCCCTTAAAAGGAGGTCCTTCTCATGGGCCCTCTTCAGGGTCCACCAGCATGATTCCATGTAGGCGGGGTCAAAGGTCACGTAGGGATCATCCCAGTCCATCCAGACCCCGAGGCGCTGGAACTGGGATGTCATAACAGCCTTGTTTTCCAAAGCAAATTCCCTGCACTTCCTGACAAATTCCTCTATACCGATCTTATCCTCAATGTCCTTTTTGCTCCTGACACCCAGGATCCCCTCAACCTTGTGTTCTATTGGGAGACCATGGGTGTCCCATCCAGGCTGCCTCCTGACATTGAAACCCTTCATTGATTTGAAGCGGAGGTACGAGTCCTTCATTATCTTGTTCCATGCTGTTCCAAGGTGGATTCTTCCGCTGCAGTAGGGTGGGCCGTCCAGGAATGAATACCTTGGACCATTCTCCCTCAGTTCCTTCACGCGTTCATAGATATCCCTTTCTTCCCAGAAACTCTGAACCTTTTCCTCTATCACATGGGGCTTGTAGGATTTTTCGGCTTCCTGGATTGGCATGAATTTCTCCCTCAGATGGATATTAAAATGTCCTGAGCTGGCCCTTGACCAGCATCTCGGTTATGCTTGGTATGTCCTCGAGCCATGCGTCCATTACTTCCGAAACCTTTCCTGTGATATCATCCATGGTGTAGCCGTCCTCAAGGATCACCTGGGCTGTGGCGGCCTTGGGGTGGTCAATTGGCTTTCCTATCTGGCTGAGTATCATTATATGGACCTGTTTAACGCCCTCGATGCTTTCAACTATGTCTGCGGCCATCTGGTTTGAGAGCAGATTGTAGATCTTACCCACATGGTTTATGGGGTTCTTACCTGATGTTGCCTCCATGGACATTGGCCTGTTGGGTGTTATGAGGCCGTTGGCCCTGTTACCCCTTCCCACGGAGCCGTCATCACCCATCTCAGCGGAGGTCCCTGTAACTGTTATGTAAACGGATGGCTCATCGTCCTCGCAGCGGTCGGCTGTATTTACAAAGACCTCAAGGTTTCTCTCTGTGATCCCTGAGGCCAGCTTGAATACCTCATCCTTCACCACATTCTTGATCTCAAGGTATTCCTCGAGGTCTGATACGTATCTGTCCACCATTGCACAGGCAACTGTAAGGGTTATATTGTCGTTTTCCCTGAGACCCATGACCTTTATGTCCTCACCCACTGCGGGGTATTTCTTCTTGAATTCAGGGGAGTTGAGGAGGTTCTCTGTCTCCATCACTATTCTCTCGGTCTCTGAGAATGGTGCGAATCCAACCCCGAATGATGTGTCATTTGATAGGGGTGCTCTTCCCTTCCTTGCAAAGACGTCCCGGAGGTCCCCTGAACCGTGCCCGATCTTGCACTCCACCACGGTGCAGGTTTCAACATCAAGGTTTATTATGCTGTCCCTTAGGTACTCCTTGGCTGCTGATATGGCTATCCTGTCAAGGCCTATCTTCTCCCCATCAACCTCGGCGATGCCCCTTCCTGTGAGGAGTATCTCTATGGGTTTTATGACTTCACCGCCTCCAAACTGTGGTGCGGATTCTCCGGCTGTTATCTGTACCTCGTCGGTGTTATGGTGCATTATGGCACCGAATCTGTCAAGGTAGGCGTTGCAGAGGGCCCTGCTAACTGATTCAGCGATCCCGTCACTTATACTGTCAGGGTGTCCTATGCCCTTCCTTTCAACTATCTCCACCTTCTGGTCCTCGATTGGTGTCTGGTTAAGGGGTTCAACGATAATATTTCTCACACTGATAACCTCCTGATGAATATGCACAGTAATGGTTTATGGTTTTGAGCTGATGATATAAATAAATATAACACAGTGTTTTCAGGAGAATCCATGATGGAGAAAGAGGTGTTCAATAAGACAAGGGGCG
This DNA window, taken from Methanothermobacter sp., encodes the following:
- a CDS encoding diacylglycerol/polyprenol kinase family protein; protein product: MRYRREFFRQIIHAAGIVFVILAGYLGSLPMVALSLVAALMGELIFQLDRRFTLPFFSYVLRSCRRDDTERGFIYYFLGMALTYTLFGFNISVASASVIILTLGDSLSTIIGREYGSHPLPFNPDKSIEGSAAFLLAGFLGALFFLDPITALTGAIAGMLVEAYTPVEDNITIPIGAGAMMLLLVH
- the purL gene encoding phosphoribosylformylglycinamidine synthase subunit PurL, whose protein sequence is MVLTDSEIEFIRKELGRDPNPLEYGMLDVMFSEHCSYKSSRPVLGLFPTEGEGVIIGPGDDAGVVEVTDELAMAIGIESHNHPSAIEPYGGAGTGIGGILRDIISMGAMPIALLDSLRFGYLEDQKSRYLFEHVVKGISDYGNRVGVPTVAGEVEFDDNFQLNPLVNVMCAGLVRKDEIKRGIAPRPGDVFLLMGGRTGRDGIHGVTFASEELTSSSELEDRPAVQVGDPFTKKMVMEASFEIMEKIEVSGVKDLGGGGLTCCISELVAKCDNGARVNLEAIPLREEGMTPYEIMLSESQERMIFVLSPDRVDEAMEICRKYELPAAVIGEVTDTGRMIVESEGKVIADLPAKLLADPPVIEREAKKPDLPEGQVEVKHPPLNEALLKLLSSPNIASKRWVYRQYDHEVQIRTVVKPGDDAAVLRIDDETGVALTVDCNSIHTKLDPYGGGAASVGEAIRNVVSMGAWPLCIVDCLNFGNPEKPEVFWQFRECVRGMADMAETFSTPVISGNVSFYNETEGVTVNPSPVVGVAGRLPLDSIKTMDFKAEGEKILVIGDTKPELGASEYLRTVHGIVDGKPPETDLRAEFDAANSVRKMIERFGDQVTAVHDCSAGGIGVAVAEMTIKSGIGATIDTGKIPGSFSNIHEALFAESNGRYILTLTGSVEEIIQEIEVPCAVIGTTGGSTLKFDDVALDVSEIYDAYHGVIEAYMST
- the ileS gene encoding isoleucine--tRNA ligase — protein: MPIQEAEKSYKPHVIEEKVQSFWEERDIYERVKELRENGPRYSFLDGPPYCSGRIHLGTAWNKIMKDSYLRFKSMKGFNVRRQPGWDTHGLPIEHKVEGILGVRSKKDIEDKIGIEEFVRKCREFALENKAVMTSQFQRLGVWMDWDDPYVTFDPAYMESCWWTLKRAHEKDLLLRDLRVITWCPRCETALALAEIDYHEKEDPSIYVKFPVSGDTYILVWTTTPWTLPANMAVAVHPEFDYAYARLHGETYIMAEALVEKVLGEEAEIIKTVRGSELEGLTYRHPLDEEVPCHRDMEHRVILGDHVTLTEGTGCVHTAPGHGPEDFEIGKEYGLPVFCPVDEAGLFTEEAGKYNGKFVKDADSDIIDDLRSKNLLLRAETISHRYGFCWRCKTPIIYLATEQWFLKITEIKDKMLSELDRVQWIPSWAGESRFRNWIENARDWTISRQRYWGIPIPIWICEDCESIHVVGSIEELRELAVEGQLEGDFIHRPHVDRIILECGRCGGRMRRTPDVLDVWIDSGVAGWAALHYPREKELFSEWFPYDFITEGHDQTRGWFYSQLGCGVIALDETPYRRVLMHGFTLDEEGRKMSKSLGNVVEPEDVIEKYGADVLRFYLLWANKPWEDLKFVWDELKNVNKMFNILWNVYVFATTYMSLDRFQPGDHELEDLHFRDEDRWIISRVNSVALKVTEALDNLHFHRATREIHDFIVEDLSRWYIRLIRSRTWIERDDPDKLAAYHSLYTALKTLIVTLSPIAPHICEDIYQNLVRGAEPDSPESIHMLDWMVSEDAVDGKLEAEMDIVREIIEACARARDTARYKLRWPVREIVVVSEDEKVLEAAESLKGVIAEQANAKSIRTSTEFPDMKIIARPNPATLGPKLRQDMPPVMRKLEEADGAEVKAALESEGSFRVELDGRIIVLEPDDIIFETELPENIVNAQFEGGSVFVDTELTPEIMSEAMARELVRRIQDMRKDLDLDVEARIEVSVKCSPEFRELTEPQREFVENEVRASHLSFDYTELEYTKEWKISDENLIISIKPSDKV
- a CDS encoding methionine adenosyltransferase; this encodes MRNIIVEPLNQTPIEDQKVEIVERKGIGHPDSISDGIAESVSRALCNAYLDRFGAIMHHNTDEVQITAGESAPQFGGGEVIKPIEILLTGRGIAEVDGEKIGLDRIAISAAKEYLRDSIINLDVETCTVVECKIGHGSGDLRDVFARKGRAPLSNDTSFGVGFAPFSETERIVMETENLLNSPEFKKKYPAVGEDIKVMGLRENDNITLTVACAMVDRYVSDLEEYLEIKNVVKDEVFKLASGITERNLEVFVNTADRCEDDEPSVYITVTGTSAEMGDDGSVGRGNRANGLITPNRPMSMEATSGKNPINHVGKIYNLLSNQMAADIVESIEGVKQVHIMILSQIGKPIDHPKAATAQVILEDGYTMDDITGKVSEVMDAWLEDIPSITEMLVKGQLRTF